The nucleotide window cttcgtatgaagaggaggaggaatgccgttacagtgCAGACTGTCATCTTTAATGTGAGGGTATTTTCAACCATATcgagtgaaccgtttagaaattagagctttttgtacatagtcccttcATTTTAGGGTACCAATTCACTTATGTATGTGTATaatagtaaaaagttaagtatttggtcccatattcatagcacagataatcctgaatgaattgtgaataatgatgagtgagaaagttacagacacatAAATATcaaacccccaagacatgctaacctctcaccattacaatagtGTGAGGTTAGAATTTTgagggggtatgatatttatgcctttgtaactttctcattcatcattattcactatttattcaggattatctgtaattaTGGAATCATCCatattcatgtagaagtgtttagaaacatattatattcttatttacaataaaagtgactccaaaatgacaatacattatttaccattcatttctgcacaaaattatctgaaacacaaccaaaacaaacagcaaatgcatccaacaaaatCACAAGCTTTGTGTAATCATTGTGTgttatgaatatgggaccaaaataCTATAATTCACAAATGTGGATTTGTCCTAATACTTTTGGTCCCTTAAAAGTATGGGTGAAAATGACCTAAAATTAaagcactttaacctcatagtcattgtatattTTCAATCCAAAGtgttggagtacagagccaaaacaacaacaacaaatgtgtgtgtgtgtgtatttattgatctattctacagtatcttcaCTATCTAATCATATTTATGCTTCAGTCATTCAATGTGTCCCTCTAAAatgacctgtgtattaatttagGATGTTTTCCAACATGCATTAGTCAATACAAATATAGCCATAATAGCTTAATCCTAAAATGCGTGTGAAATTGGGCCTTACTGTAAATCAAACGAGATCAAATCATAACACATTTTCACAGCATTTACAACTTTTTTTTACATATCCCGCATTATGGATGTTAAATCTCACTGAAATAACCGAAAGTTAGGCTACTTTATATTCAATGTATACCTGTGATACATTTAGTCATGGCTACGTGGTATTGGGCATTTCCGGGGAAAGTTATAGCCACTCCCTACAGTTGTGTTGGGTTGatgggttgtcactagttaccccAGCCACAAAGTTGGCTATGAAGGTCATCGTAAAATGTATGGGGGAAAAGTTCGCcctaatttaaggttagggttggatataatgttagcagtgtggttaaggttaggtttaaaatcagatttaaatTAGATAATTTGTAGAAATACGcgggtttagccataattatgactttaTGGTTGTGGTAACTAGTGAACACCAGGTTGATGATCTCGAGGGAGGGTCCTATCAAGGAACAGAAGGGACTCCACAATGGGAGGTTTGGCGGAGACTTCTTATAATATAGTACTAGTGTATTTTCTGTTTTTATGCCATggatatgttttatttttatttttataatttaCACTTACCCACATGATATTGTGCTTGAACGTAACGTAGCCAGTCTGGGCGGGAGAGCATGGTTGTCAACAAGTGGACAGCTTCTTCCTTGTCTTTTCGAGAGTTTTGAATGGCAATGACATGGCACTTCCAACTTCGAATGTAATGTTTGCTATCGTGCTAACACTTGGTAGCCTAACCCTTTGCAAAGTGTAGTGTTCCCGGCAGATACGTCTATTTCTAGCAACATTGTTTCTGGTGTAGGCTACACCTCGCGCCTGCCTTTGACATAATGTAACATGATATCTATCACAAGTTGCTGTACCCTACCCGTTTACACATTGTAACACATATAAGCAAATGACACTGACAGCTAGAGACGTTTTGGCGAGATACTGTACATTACTAGCATTAGACACACAGACTGAGCTGAATTCAACACATTTTCTGAAGAGGCAAGTATAGGCTACCGAAGAAAATCATGTACCAGAGAGCAGCCAGCGAGGCATAAGGCATTTAACTTACATTTCACCCTCGAGTCACTACGTGTACTTGGCTATTTTAGGACAAGCCATGTCCAGACAAGCAATGTCGACCTGGCATAGCCTACCTGTTCTGTCAAAACGTTCCAATTCTTAAAAATGGAACTAGATTTAGTTCTGCTGTAAATGCCTTTTCAAATTTTGACTCTAGTAGCATATTTTGAGATTTCACTGTCCTAGTTTGTTTATACTGTATATCCCATATCCTCATTATTAGGGAGTCAATCATTCCATATCCTGGCCCAAATATGAACTGTGTGATCCTCATGTTTTCCcattttattattataattttcatGTTGTGATTCATTCCATGTGACTGTCAGACAGCTTCCATCACCAGCTGCTGGAGGACAGTCGGTTCCTTAGGGCAGACTGTCGCCTGGACACAGAACTAGTGGATAAACTCATCCTGCAGCTCAACAGGATCTATCCACAGATCCTCACAGACAAGGAGGCCACCAAAGTGAGTCTTGCTCCCCAGTAAAATAATTTTGACCCAGGGTAGTGGTAACTTCCACTGGTAGTAAGAGTCCGAGAATGACTACTTGTTTCATTGTCAGACCAGCGCCAGACAGACTGTAACACAATGTTAAAATTGAGTAATAGGCTAGCGTTCACAGGAAATGTGTTTCTGAATTCCTGAATTCCTGGAATGCTGAATATGATGATCCAGTTTAGGGACCTTGATGTGCCCACCTGCATCCGACTGGCCGAGCTCCTGGCTCACCTGCAGGGGAAAGGTGAAGAGGCCTGCCGGGAGTTCTACCGGGCGCTTCACCTGCATGTGGAAGAGGTGTACTTCAGCCTACCCACGCGTCTCCGCCTCAGAGGTTAGTCTCTCcgactgtcagtcagtcactggaGATCTGACATTTGCTCTCATTATTATTCACACCAAAATACCTTTTTATACtccagtttattttagtaaatagtttcttaacacttatttttctaaactgtgcattgttggttaagggcttgtaagtaagcatttcactgtaaggtctacacgtgTTGTACGTGTTGCacgtgttgtattcggcacatgtgacaaataaaatgtgatttgattgagTGAGGATGACATTATCGCTGACATTTTGCAATCTCTTTCCCAGATTCTATAGACCCGTTCACGACTGCAGCCTCACCCACTCAGCAGAGATATGTGCTAAACGACAGAGGTAAGCTATACACACAGAAAGTGCACACTCCGTCACTCACCAACACATGTACTGTAAACACACATGCCCTTTACGGTACATACCTCTCTTTCTCACATACTGTCTtctgctctctcttccctctccaggTCATATGTTCTTCCTGAGTTGTTTCAGTGTTGCAGTTGGGGTGGCTCTACTACATTACTATGGCGGTGAGTAAAATTAGTTTGTTTTCTTTCCCAAAGAAAACAGACCAGTAGGAACACCAGAAATCATACATTTTTACAGATCGTCTGTACTCCTgtagacttaaaaaaaaaaaaatcacgcaTAACATTGCATCTTCATGTTATgacacatcaaatcaaactttatttaaagtgcaatCGGATGACACTTTACAGTGAAACAAACAAGGAAGAAGCAGTGAAAGGAATGAGAAAAATAACATAACGCAAAGGATGTCTAAAACAATAACATCACTGATTTAATGTAATTTAAAAAGCTCTAGTGTCTGCATCTCATACCTGACAGGGCAAGCTTTTTCATTGGTTTTGGGCTTTTACACCTATTCGGTTTTCATTAGGTTGAAGTTGTCAATGCTATCATGATTATTTGTTGAGGAATAAAACAAAGTTGAACCGTCCATGTGTTGTCCTGCAGAGGCCAAAGTAACAAGGGGCAGCAGGGCTCTTGGCATGGCTGCTCTTGGATTGGGTCGACGAGCCCGAGAGGTTCTCATATGGTACACTGAAGACCCCATCAGGAAGTAGTGGGTGTGTCTCCAACACCACCAGCACATCAGAACACACACTCCAAAGGTGCTTCCGGACatccacactacactacacccttTTCACACTACCGTGCCAGCCTGAACCAAACTGTGCTAGTTACAGAAACTACGGTTAGTACAGCTTGGTTGGGCTCTTCGATTCGTCTCAGTAGTATGAAAAGCCCTTAAGTCATTGTTTTTTTACAACTCTGtaaatactatatatatatatctatcatTTGGGTTTAGGGATCTTACTTTCTCTGACAATTTTTCATACAGCTGTTTTTTATGGACTTTCATTGTCCTAATAATGGTTAGTTATAGACATGCCTCTTCTCTGGTGAAAGCGACAATTATTACACTAAACTTAAGCCTCTGTTACTGAATAGCATCAGAGATCCTGTCTGCATTCAGCTTCATTTGTGTGGCGTGGACACAGTAGACATGAATACGCAGAGACCAGGCTCACTTTAAATACGGAACCTTTTCCAGGGTATGTGTTGTACTGCTCAGTATACTCAGGGGATTGACATTAGAAAACATCAATTTTATTTGGCGTATTTATAAGATGATGTTTAATTTGCGTATTCAAGAAAAAAACAACCAAGCACTACATTTATTGCAATTTGTTTTGTGATAATGTCTCTGTCGGGGAGATTATGATAAACATGAATGTAATAACAATGTTATAACATGTTTTGCCCAGTGTTTGGCTTGGGTTAAATGTCTACCACATAATGTCTTTACATTAGATGAATCCAGGTCCACTATGTTTGTATATCTAGGCACGGTTTAATGAATGTGTGACCTAGCTATATCAGAGAGATTGCAATATGTTCACTAGAACTATCACGTTATAGTGATTGACTTATCTCCTGAtgtttaaagctggaatcctggTGAAACTGCTATGTCCGTTTGCaatataacaacaacaaaaaggttACTGTAAACAACGAACACAGTTTTTCCTCTCTGACATCATTGGACGTGTGCATTTTTATTTTGGTGTGAGGCTCCTTTACCCCCGGTTCGTCAACAAAACAATGGCGGTGTGGCGCTGTTTTCCCTActgcggattccatctttaaatATTTTTTGAGTGAAAATAGTACTTAGTCACTGTTTTTGAAAGTGTTCTTTATTTATTATTATGCCCACTAAAAAGCCAATACAACTTAACACATTTCAGGTCTCAACCGTGTTGTTTcacctctatttctctctcactttTCTCAAATGTTAAGCATTTCCAAAGCCTTCTCTAACCAACATGTGTCTTATGTTTTCTCTTACACATGCATGAAGCCTTTGTTCACTAACTTGCTGTAATTTATGTTTAGTTTTGTTAAGGTCAATATTGTTAATGGGGGAAGTAGATTATAACGGTTATACTGTTTTATAGTAGGGAACATCATGTTAAATACACATGTAACCTACCAGATATAATCAATGTGTAGACATATTACTGGTGTATCACAGCTCTATCTACTCTTTTTATGTCTAAAAGTGGAAGTTAGGATTCTCCCCACAGACTAACTGTCTTAGTCTCTCAAGTGCCATCATTAGCCTTTCCATGCAtggacaataaaaaaaaaacaatatctGAACAAACTGTTGTATTTTATTCACAAACTTCATTTCAGAATAGTAAAGTGTTCTACTGCATATAGTGCATAAAAAAACAACGTATATTAAGTGGGGTTAAATTATTTGGTCCTTAATTTACAAAAATAGAAAAGGCCTAAGAGaatgtaaaaaaaactattataCTGTCAAGGCTAAACGAGGCATGGCatacacacttccaacacaaatatatacactgagtgtacaaaagatTATGACacattccatgacatagactgaccaggtgaaagctatgatcccctattgatgtcacttcaattcacttcaatcagtgtagatgaagggaggagacaggttaaataatcaTTTTAAagttgagacaattgagacatgtatgtgtaccattca belongs to Salvelinus namaycush isolate Seneca chromosome 20, SaNama_1.0, whole genome shotgun sequence and includes:
- the LOC120064824 gene encoding caspase recruitment domain-containing protein 19-like gives rise to the protein MMIQFRDLDVPTCIRLAELLAHLQGKGEEACREFYRALHLHVEEVYFSLPTRLRLRDSIDPFTTAASPTQQRYVLNDRGHMFFLSCFSVAVGVALLHYYGEAKVTRGSRALGMAALGLGRRAREVLIWYTEDPIRK